The Cellulophaga sp. L1A9 genome window below encodes:
- a CDS encoding GIY-YIG nuclease family protein, producing the protein MKTYYVYILKCFDKTYYTGFTSDLHSRLAEHDSGKHHDSYTFSRRPVHLVFYCEFTESSLAIDTEKKIKKWSKAKKEALINGDFEALPNLAKKKFN; encoded by the coding sequence ATGAAAACCTATTACGTTTATATTTTGAAATGTTTTGATAAAACGTATTATACAGGTTTTACTTCAGATTTACATTCAAGATTAGCTGAACATGATTCAGGCAAGCATCATGATAGTTATACGTTTTCTAGAAGACCTGTGCATCTTGTTTTTTACTGTGAATTTACGGAATCATCTTTAGCTATTGATACGGAAAAGAAAATAAAGAAGTGGTCGAAAGCTAAAAAAGAAGCCTTAATTAATGGTGATTTTGAAGCACTTCCAAACCTAGCAAAAAAGAAATTCAATTAA
- a CDS encoding carboxypeptidase-like regulatory domain-containing protein, giving the protein MKSLFYLLLLTPLLSAPLVAQEIVMNGMILDAQNQEPIAYANIGILNKNQGTITNTQGKFSLTVAKQFKNDSITISHINYHPIKILATNFSNQKILLEPKTTELHEVIVSKGKIKNRKIGVKSYGKLLSMRVASRDNDIIEVAQRINIPDKEVKVKAVNFKVFKSSEVTDVIVRINFYTNRDNKPSEKIILKSIVHELPTDRESGWIRIDLNKDAIYIEQDFFIGIEFIPNFENPTIVDLGAILTKGKGYRRESSLGTWEKLNGAASINVEVQY; this is encoded by the coding sequence ATGAAATCACTTTTTTACCTGCTACTCCTAACTCCGTTATTAAGTGCACCATTAGTTGCCCAAGAAATTGTAATGAACGGAATGATACTCGATGCACAAAACCAGGAACCTATAGCCTATGCCAATATCGGAATCTTGAATAAAAACCAAGGAACCATTACAAACACACAAGGTAAATTCTCCTTAACAGTCGCAAAACAGTTTAAGAATGATAGTATTACCATAAGTCATATAAATTACCATCCTATAAAAATCTTAGCAACAAACTTCTCTAATCAAAAAATTCTTTTGGAGCCTAAAACTACTGAACTCCATGAGGTAATTGTTTCCAAAGGAAAAATAAAGAATAGAAAAATAGGCGTTAAATCTTACGGCAAACTTTTATCCATGCGTGTTGCATCAAGAGACAACGATATAATAGAGGTTGCCCAACGCATCAATATTCCGGACAAGGAAGTTAAAGTGAAAGCAGTTAATTTTAAGGTCTTTAAATCATCAGAAGTTACCGATGTTATAGTAAGAATAAATTTCTATACTAATAGGGACAATAAGCCTAGTGAAAAAATAATATTAAAAAGCATAGTGCACGAGCTACCTACAGATAGAGAATCGGGTTGGATCCGAATTGATTTAAATAAAGACGCTATTTATATCGAACAAGACTTTTTTATCGGAATTGAATTTATACCTAATTTCGAAAATCCAACAATAGTAGATTTAGGTGCTATTTTAACAAAAGGCAAAGGATATCGAAGAGAAAGCAGCTTAGGGACCTGGGAAAAACTAAATGGAGCTGCCTCGATTAATGTTGAAGTACAGTATTAA
- a CDS encoding LemA family protein, whose product MIWIYNRIVKHKNHIQFSKQNIDVQLKKRFEALPNIAATAKKFMAHESSVHTEIAQLRSGYSAAKGSEKVALESELSKLLGNLSISFENYPELKSNESIIHLQRSINEFAEQISASQRAYNNSVLTYNDAVSTFPSNIIASIFGFKEEVYLNIITKEEQRENPDMNSLL is encoded by the coding sequence ATGATTTGGATATACAATAGAATAGTTAAGCATAAAAACCATATTCAATTTTCAAAGCAGAATATAGATGTGCAACTAAAAAAACGCTTTGAGGCTTTGCCCAATATTGCGGCAACGGCTAAAAAATTTATGGCGCATGAAAGTTCTGTGCATACAGAAATTGCACAATTACGAAGTGGTTATAGTGCTGCAAAAGGTTCAGAGAAAGTAGCTTTAGAAAGTGAGTTGTCAAAATTGTTAGGAAACCTATCTATTAGTTTTGAAAACTATCCAGAATTAAAATCTAACGAATCTATTATTCATTTGCAGCGTTCTATTAATGAATTTGCGGAGCAAATTTCTGCATCGCAACGCGCTTACAATAATTCTGTCCTTACCTATAATGATGCTGTTTCTACTTTTCCAAGTAATATTATAGCCTCTATTTTTGGTTTTAAAGAAGAAGTTTATTTAAATATTATTACGAAAGAGGAGCAACGTGAGAATCCAGATATGAATAGTTTATTGTAG
- a CDS encoding ATP-dependent endonuclease, producing MHLKSIQIKNFKGFKNLSFECNQNFNVVIGENNIGKSTIFEALLIWESCFNRIINSKKTNFYKADGGNTYIPFGDLTFIRLINDTDLFFEAPNQARITVNIKDKENVFALTFELSKPKSISNSYLRFKTVNHKEFEKFALFLKQQQIKLDEAIFIYQTKPVSNILNKEPFMNSGQVLKKISIGKSGEVLRNKIIKKKAVNRTNLENQISKVLDQKINFQCNNEKRFQKDEYIDLKVSNGIKSLDIHLQGSGFLQVAEIFSTIDYLENAMNILLIDEPDSHIHAKLQRKLLQELRLINNTQIFVISHNDTFVSELNPDELFYLNNESKNEGSIKKLDLKNFDKIKKELGGIIVALDKLNYTHKVCFVEGDDDIEYINRLLKKHLKIEPENLPKKEVVFYHLRGKDFLLKKIDHNKRLLSQLFKDKSYAVIYDKDFSTEDSCTDFNVEISRKLGNNSNVYTHNGYCIESTIFSDLEKLCEFLSNWSGISKLRVHFFIEEFFSNINNDFGVHTSKYYKDFEIKFKGQKKESRPELNTVDFNDFLGNALELGKSHYLFNKALISDFYKNFKNHFYTIDKDLLSKTSEDLSSELFNSYIENISNSRDFIDCNKNLLRIIYEID from the coding sequence GTGCATTTAAAATCAATCCAAATTAAAAACTTTAAAGGCTTTAAAAACCTTTCTTTTGAATGTAACCAAAACTTCAATGTTGTAATTGGCGAGAATAATATAGGAAAAAGTACAATATTTGAAGCACTCTTAATATGGGAAAGTTGTTTTAATCGAATAATAAATTCAAAAAAGACAAACTTTTATAAAGCAGATGGTGGAAATACTTATATCCCGTTTGGAGATTTAACATTTATTAGATTAATAAACGACACCGATTTATTCTTTGAGGCACCAAACCAAGCAAGAATAACAGTAAATATAAAAGATAAGGAAAATGTATTCGCATTAACTTTCGAATTAAGTAAACCTAAATCAATTAGTAATTCGTATTTGAGGTTTAAAACAGTAAACCATAAAGAATTTGAAAAATTTGCACTATTTTTAAAACAGCAACAAATTAAACTTGACGAAGCTATCTTTATTTATCAAACCAAACCTGTTTCTAACATATTAAATAAAGAACCTTTTATGAACTCTGGTCAAGTTCTAAAGAAGATTTCAATTGGTAAATCTGGTGAAGTTTTACGAAACAAAATAATCAAAAAAAAAGCTGTTAATCGCACAAATTTAGAAAATCAAATATCAAAAGTTTTAGACCAAAAAATTAATTTCCAATGTAATAATGAAAAGAGGTTTCAAAAAGATGAATATATTGATTTAAAAGTTTCTAATGGAATTAAAAGTTTAGATATTCATTTACAAGGAAGTGGCTTTTTACAAGTAGCAGAGATTTTCTCAACAATTGATTATCTTGAAAATGCAATGAATATATTACTCATTGATGAACCAGACTCACATATTCACGCTAAATTACAAAGAAAACTTCTTCAAGAATTAAGACTAATTAATAACACCCAAATATTTGTAATATCTCACAACGACACTTTTGTTAGCGAACTAAATCCTGATGAATTATTTTATCTGAACAACGAAAGTAAAAATGAGGGTTCTATAAAAAAATTAGACCTAAAAAACTTTGACAAAATAAAAAAAGAATTAGGAGGTATAATTGTAGCTCTAGACAAACTTAATTACACTCATAAAGTTTGTTTTGTAGAAGGAGATGACGATATAGAATACATCAATCGTCTATTAAAAAAACACCTGAAAATAGAACCTGAAAATCTTCCAAAAAAAGAAGTCGTATTCTACCATCTTAGAGGCAAAGATTTTTTGTTAAAAAAAATAGATCATAATAAGAGACTCTTGAGTCAACTTTTTAAAGACAAGAGTTATGCTGTAATTTATGATAAAGATTTCTCTACAGAAGATTCCTGCACTGATTTTAATGTTGAAATTTCAAGAAAATTAGGAAATAATTCAAATGTTTATACCCACAATGGTTATTGCATTGAGTCTACAATATTTTCAGATTTAGAAAAATTATGTGAGTTTTTATCTAATTGGAGTGGAATATCTAAACTAAGAGTACATTTCTTTATTGAAGAATTCTTTTCTAATATTAATAATGACTTTGGTGTTCATACGTCAAAATATTATAAAGATTTTGAAATAAAATTTAAAGGTCAGAAAAAAGAATCAAGGCCAGAACTTAACACAGTTGATTTTAATGACTTTTTAGGAAACGCATTGGAACTCGGAAAATCTCATTATTTATTTAATAAAGCTTTAATATCTGATTTCTATAAGAACTTTAAAAATCATTTCTATACAATAGATAAAGATTTACTATCAAAAACAAGTGAAGATTTATCCTCAGAATTATTCAACTCATATATTGAAAACATTTCAAATTCAAGAGATTTTATTGATTGTAACAAAAATTTATTAAGAATAATATATGAAATTGATTAA
- a CDS encoding GIY-YIG nuclease family protein: protein MNYKLCQSELKEMLEKAEDELFNSKRIKFKKCKDWRKDNVPSEAGVYAIFENDNDLIYIGESGNLKDRMNEINRTVNHSFRKQFGHLRYNGIKSRKKFTDDIETLLDDYFSENLFVSLLPVNFGRLEIETYLISKYQDKVINSVKKRKQ from the coding sequence ATGAATTACAAATTATGCCAATCAGAACTCAAAGAAATGCTGGAAAAAGCAGAAGACGAATTATTCAACTCAAAAAGGATTAAATTCAAAAAGTGTAAAGATTGGCGGAAAGATAATGTGCCGAGCGAAGCTGGAGTTTATGCGATTTTCGAAAATGACAATGACTTAATTTATATTGGGGAAAGCGGAAATTTAAAGGATAGAATGAATGAGATAAATAGAACTGTTAACCATTCGTTTAGAAAGCAATTCGGGCATTTAAGATACAACGGAATTAAATCAAGAAAGAAGTTCACGGACGATATTGAAACCCTTTTAGATGACTATTTTTCAGAAAATCTTTTTGTTTCATTATTACCAGTAAATTTTGGGCGCTTAGAAATCGAAACTTATTTAATAAGTAAGTATCAAGATAAAGTAATTAATTCAGTTAAAAAAAGAAAACAATGA
- a CDS encoding amidohydrolase family protein, translating to MHKTFIFLFIIVISLPAKLIGQQKNTYIKAGFLYDSKSNTLLKNKLIQIQGTKIISISEFESLPENIQVIDLKEYTVLPGLIDAHTHVLFYQEANEDFAEHSVKSLTMESDALRALRGAKRAKSYLEEGITSIKDLGNSGLYLDVALRDAINEGTIDGPRIFASGPILAANGGQVYGVLPKHQNIIDLEYRIITNPEDAKNAVREHVNQNVDLIKICADNIPNNTYLTIDEIKSIVKTAHSYNLKVTAHSVTNQSAWNAIEAGVDGIEHGFNLADSTLVNMAEKQIFLVPTENSKSYMYTYAKLANYKENELDWIDNYIDRMKKRLDRAIKIGVPIVAGSDNYTDIKTSSGKSSKDMYRYYLEAGMKPLDILQSSTYISAFQLGRENEIGYIQPKSNADIIAVKGDI from the coding sequence ATGCACAAAACCTTTATATTTTTATTCATAATTGTTATTTCCTTACCAGCAAAATTAATAGGACAACAAAAGAACACTTATATCAAAGCGGGATTTTTATATGACAGTAAAAGCAATACGCTACTAAAAAACAAGCTTATACAAATTCAAGGGACAAAAATTATTTCTATTAGCGAATTTGAATCTTTACCTGAAAACATCCAAGTCATTGATTTAAAAGAGTATACTGTCCTTCCAGGACTAATTGATGCACATACACATGTACTTTTTTATCAAGAGGCCAATGAAGATTTTGCAGAACACAGCGTTAAATCGCTGACCATGGAAAGTGATGCTTTAAGAGCACTTCGTGGTGCTAAAAGAGCCAAAAGTTATTTAGAAGAAGGAATAACAAGCATTAAAGACCTTGGGAACTCTGGTTTATACCTTGATGTAGCTCTTCGAGACGCTATTAATGAAGGTACAATTGATGGTCCTCGTATTTTTGCATCTGGTCCAATTTTAGCGGCAAATGGCGGACAAGTTTATGGTGTACTACCTAAACACCAAAACATTATAGATTTAGAGTATCGAATCATAACGAATCCTGAAGATGCAAAAAATGCTGTTCGTGAACATGTTAATCAAAATGTAGACTTAATCAAAATTTGTGCTGATAATATTCCAAATAACACATATTTAACAATAGATGAAATAAAATCTATTGTAAAGACTGCTCACTCATATAATTTGAAAGTCACAGCTCATTCCGTAACAAATCAGTCCGCATGGAATGCAATTGAAGCTGGTGTAGATGGAATTGAACATGGTTTTAATTTAGCAGATAGCACTTTAGTTAACATGGCAGAAAAGCAAATATTTCTTGTACCTACAGAAAATAGTAAATCATATATGTACACTTATGCAAAACTCGCTAACTATAAAGAAAATGAGTTAGATTGGATTGACAACTATATTGATAGAATGAAAAAAAGACTTGATCGAGCAATTAAAATAGGTGTTCCTATAGTAGCCGGTTCTGATAATTATACGGATATAAAAACATCTAGCGGAAAATCATCTAAAGACATGTATAGGTACTATTTAGAAGCAGGAATGAAGCCTTTAGACATACTTCAGTCCAGCACATATATTTCGGCTTTTCAATTAGGAAGAGAAAATGAAATTGGTTACATACAACCTAAATCAAATGCAGATATTATTGCTGTAAAAGGAGATATATAA